One segment of Corynebacterium atrinae DNA contains the following:
- a CDS encoding sulfurtransferase, protein MSPLISIDELRASQAGLTLLCASMGPTPPTHGIPDSYLADLEADFSDPSGQLPHTAPANLRGLFEAYGISDDTAVVVYDQQAGAVAPRIWWLARVAGLSNVRVLNGPWTFETAPFARPTQRGTISAPSRPELLIDAAAVAAGGRLIVDARSAGRFAGTEAEPRPGLRPGHIPGSVNLPYTEVFASDGTYRPAGQLRALFEAVVDKREDLAFTCGSGVTACVDALAATLAGYEDLAVYEGSWSEWGRPDSGRDVAIA, encoded by the coding sequence ATGTCTCCACTTATCTCCATCGACGAGCTCCGCGCGAGCCAGGCCGGCCTGACTCTTTTATGCGCTTCCATGGGGCCGACACCGCCGACCCACGGCATCCCGGATTCTTACCTGGCCGATTTGGAGGCAGACTTTTCCGATCCGTCAGGCCAGCTCCCCCATACTGCTCCGGCAAACCTCCGCGGGCTCTTCGAAGCCTATGGGATCAGCGATGACACCGCCGTTGTGGTCTATGACCAGCAAGCTGGTGCGGTTGCTCCGCGAATCTGGTGGCTGGCGCGGGTCGCAGGTCTGAGTAACGTCCGGGTTCTCAACGGCCCTTGGACCTTTGAAACTGCGCCTTTCGCCCGGCCCACTCAACGGGGTACCATTAGCGCTCCCTCCCGGCCCGAACTGCTTATCGACGCCGCCGCAGTCGCCGCCGGTGGCCGCCTCATCGTCGATGCCCGCTCGGCGGGCCGATTCGCCGGGACCGAAGCGGAACCGCGCCCGGGACTACGTCCCGGACACATTCCCGGCTCGGTCAACTTGCCGTACACCGAGGTGTTTGCCTCCGACGGCACCTATCGACCTGCGGGACAGCTGCGGGCATTGTTCGAGGCGGTCGTCGATAAGCGAGAAGACCTGGCGTTTACCTGCGGCTCCGGGGTAACTGCCTGTGTGGACGCTTTGGCCGCCACCCTCGCCGGATATGAAGATTTGGCTGTGTACGAGGGATCATGGTCCGAATGGGGGCGCCCCGACAGTGGGCGGGACGTGGCAATCGCATGA
- the scpB gene encoding SMC-Scp complex subunit ScpB: MSLPMISQLRSRLESILLVIDTPASETVLARVLEVDEATVFSLLTSIAAEFNERGSGFDLRETAEGWRLYTRTENAPAVEQFLLDGSQTKLSRAALETLAVIAYRQPATRSQISCVRGVNVDGVMRTLHLRGLIKEVDIEPSTGAHRYATTELFLELLGIDSLERLPDLAPLLPDVDSIDEEF, encoded by the coding sequence ATGAGCTTGCCCATGATTTCCCAACTTCGCTCGCGACTCGAATCCATCCTCCTGGTCATTGATACCCCCGCTTCGGAGACCGTCTTGGCGCGGGTATTGGAAGTCGACGAGGCCACAGTCTTTTCTCTGCTCACCTCCATTGCCGCTGAGTTCAATGAGCGCGGATCCGGCTTCGACCTGCGGGAAACCGCCGAGGGCTGGCGGCTGTACACCCGCACCGAGAACGCCCCTGCGGTAGAGCAGTTCCTCCTGGACGGCTCGCAAACCAAGCTATCCCGCGCCGCCCTGGAAACCCTGGCGGTAATCGCCTATCGGCAACCGGCCACCAGATCGCAGATCTCCTGTGTGCGCGGAGTTAACGTCGATGGCGTTATGCGTACCCTGCACCTGCGCGGATTGATCAAGGAGGTCGACATCGAGCCCTCCACCGGCGCTCACCGTTACGCGACGACGGAGCTGTTCCTCGAGCTCCTCGGCATTGACTCGCTCGAGCGCTTGCCGGACCTGGCACCGTTGTTGCCTGACGTCGACTCCATTGATGAGGAGTTCTAG
- a CDS encoding pseudouridine synthase encodes MTPPARRDGTPDKDQQPKKLRASEIPLSNARPARRQNVNSDQRRKEAATADSVARSLGADWLVEDQPAADERIRLQKVLAQAGVASRRHAEVLIDKGRVEVNGKIVKTQGTRVNPNVDVIRVDGVRINVNENHEYFLLNKPRGMQSTMSDDMGRPCVGDIVAEKTVSGQRLFHVGRLDADTEGLLLLTNDGELANRLMHPKHEVRKTYLATVLGEADKRLVHRLQKGIELDDGPAKADFVQIVDTHMGQSLIRIELHEGRKHIVRRMLKEAGFPVQRLVRTKLHTVQLGEQKPGTMRALNDSELTSLYKAVEL; translated from the coding sequence GTGACTCCACCCGCTCGCCGCGACGGCACACCGGACAAGGACCAGCAGCCTAAGAAGCTGCGGGCATCCGAGATTCCGCTGTCCAACGCGCGCCCCGCCCGCCGCCAAAACGTCAACTCTGATCAGCGCCGCAAGGAAGCTGCCACCGCCGACTCGGTGGCCCGCAGCCTCGGCGCCGACTGGCTCGTCGAAGACCAGCCGGCTGCTGATGAACGCATCCGCCTCCAGAAGGTCCTGGCCCAGGCCGGAGTCGCCTCTCGCCGCCACGCCGAAGTTCTTATCGATAAGGGCCGAGTCGAGGTCAACGGCAAGATTGTCAAGACCCAAGGAACCCGAGTCAACCCGAACGTCGACGTTATCCGCGTCGATGGCGTGCGTATCAACGTCAATGAAAACCACGAGTACTTCCTGCTGAACAAGCCGCGCGGAATGCAGTCCACCATGTCCGATGACATGGGTCGGCCGTGCGTCGGCGACATTGTCGCGGAGAAGACAGTCTCCGGTCAGCGGCTTTTCCACGTCGGCCGCCTCGACGCCGACACCGAAGGCCTGCTGCTGCTGACCAACGATGGTGAGCTGGCTAACCGCCTCATGCATCCTAAGCACGAGGTCCGCAAGACCTACCTGGCTACCGTGCTCGGAGAGGCCGACAAGCGCCTCGTCCACCGCCTGCAAAAGGGCATCGAACTCGATGACGGCCCCGCCAAGGCCGACTTCGTGCAGATCGTGGACACCCACATGGGCCAGTCGCTCATTCGCATCGAGCTGCACGAGGGCCGCAAGCACATCGTGCGCCGCATGCTGAAGGAGGCGGGATTTCCCGTGCAGCGCCTCGTGCGCACGAAGCTCCACACCGTCCAGCTCGGTGAGCAAAAGCCCGGCACCATGCGCGCCTTGAATGATTCCGAGCTGACGTCGCTGTACAAGGCGGTCGAACTGTGA
- the cmk gene encoding (d)CMP kinase, with protein MPDGGLLLAVDGPSGTGKSTTCRRLATQLDAKYVDTGAMYRVATLAVLRAAVDPADASRVIEVTADLPLSVNDDPDSTEVLLAGEDVSAEIRGPEVTRHVSAVSAIPQVRDNLVALQRRLATQAHRAIVEGRDIGTVVLVDAPVKVFLTASAEVRARRRFDQDVVAGRDVDFDTVLADVVRRDELDSNRATSPLRPAEDAIIVDTSELSFAQVLDTLMTLVEESAR; from the coding sequence ATGCCAGATGGTGGCCTCCTGCTCGCCGTCGATGGTCCTTCCGGTACCGGCAAGTCCACGACCTGTCGTCGCCTGGCCACCCAGCTCGACGCCAAATACGTCGACACAGGAGCGATGTACCGCGTCGCTACCCTCGCGGTGCTTCGTGCTGCCGTCGATCCGGCCGATGCTTCCCGAGTCATCGAGGTTACCGCTGACCTGCCGCTATCTGTCAACGATGACCCCGATTCCACTGAGGTTCTCCTCGCCGGGGAGGATGTCTCCGCCGAGATTCGCGGCCCGGAGGTCACCCGCCACGTCTCCGCTGTGTCTGCTATCCCGCAGGTCCGTGACAACCTGGTGGCACTGCAGCGTCGATTGGCAACCCAGGCGCATCGCGCCATCGTCGAGGGCCGCGACATCGGCACCGTTGTGCTTGTCGACGCCCCGGTCAAAGTCTTCCTCACCGCTTCCGCTGAGGTCCGTGCCCGGCGCCGCTTCGACCAAGATGTCGTGGCCGGCCGAGACGTTGACTTTGACACCGTGCTCGCCGACGTTGTGCGTCGAGACGAGCTGGATTCCAACCGTGCAACCTCCCCGCTTCGTCCGGCGGAGGATGCCATCATCGTCGACACTTCGGAGCTCAGCTTCGCGCAGGTGCTCGACACCCTCATGACATTGGTGGAGGAGAGCGCCCGATGA
- the der gene encoding ribosome biogenesis GTPase Der, with protein sequence MSTKDFENEEDTQFVFHTPGGGEMDAEGVFIDEEELAPGDGWAPAEFDAEDFNFEEMTEEQWAALEASVGFENPEHLEEELCTVAIVGRPNVGKSTLVNRFLGRREAVVEDFPGVTRDRIKYLAEWNGRRYWVQDTGGWDPNVKGIHGAIARQAEIAMESADVIVMVVDTKVGITETDAVMARNLQKAQVPVLLVANKFDSDSMYADMAEFYALGLGDPWPVSALHGRGGADVLDEVLAKFPEVPRDKSIVEGPRRVALVGKPNVGKSSLLNKMAKEERSVVDNVAGTTVDPVDSFVQLDENVWKFVDTAGLRKKVKTSQGHEYYASLRTRAAIDAAEVCVLLIDASEPVSEQDQRVISMILDSGKAMVIAFNKWDLMDEDRRYELDREIDLQLAHLPWVTRVNISAKTGRALQRLEPAMLEALENWDKRISTGQLNTWLREAIAANPPPMKNGRLPRVLFATQASTRPPVIVLFTTGFLDAGYRRYLERKFRERFGFHGTPVRIAVRVRERRQRK encoded by the coding sequence ATGAGCACCAAAGATTTCGAGAACGAAGAGGACACCCAGTTCGTCTTCCACACCCCCGGTGGCGGAGAAATGGACGCTGAAGGTGTGTTCATCGACGAAGAAGAACTCGCCCCCGGTGATGGCTGGGCCCCTGCCGAGTTTGACGCCGAGGACTTCAACTTCGAGGAAATGACCGAGGAGCAGTGGGCCGCACTAGAAGCCAGCGTCGGCTTTGAGAACCCCGAGCACCTAGAAGAAGAACTCTGCACCGTCGCGATTGTTGGCCGCCCAAACGTGGGCAAGTCAACCCTGGTCAACCGCTTCCTCGGTCGACGGGAAGCCGTCGTGGAAGATTTTCCCGGCGTCACCCGTGACCGCATTAAGTACCTCGCCGAGTGGAATGGGCGCCGTTACTGGGTCCAAGACACTGGCGGCTGGGACCCCAACGTCAAGGGTATCCACGGGGCGATTGCCCGCCAGGCTGAGATCGCCATGGAGTCCGCCGACGTCATCGTCATGGTCGTGGACACCAAGGTGGGCATTACCGAGACCGATGCCGTCATGGCGCGCAACCTGCAAAAAGCCCAGGTCCCGGTTCTCCTCGTGGCCAACAAGTTCGACTCCGACTCGATGTACGCCGACATGGCCGAGTTCTACGCCCTCGGCCTTGGGGACCCCTGGCCCGTGTCCGCCCTCCACGGCCGCGGCGGCGCCGACGTCCTTGATGAGGTCCTGGCGAAGTTCCCCGAGGTCCCTCGTGACAAATCGATCGTCGAAGGCCCCCGCCGAGTGGCGCTGGTGGGCAAGCCGAACGTGGGAAAGTCCTCCCTGCTGAACAAGATGGCGAAGGAGGAACGCTCGGTCGTCGATAACGTGGCAGGCACCACCGTCGACCCCGTCGACTCCTTCGTGCAACTCGACGAGAACGTGTGGAAGTTCGTCGACACCGCCGGCCTTCGCAAAAAGGTCAAGACGTCCCAGGGCCACGAGTACTACGCCTCCCTGCGCACCCGTGCAGCCATCGACGCCGCCGAAGTCTGTGTCCTGCTTATCGACGCCTCCGAGCCCGTCTCCGAGCAGGACCAACGAGTCATCTCCATGATCCTCGACTCCGGCAAAGCCATGGTCATCGCTTTCAACAAGTGGGACCTCATGGACGAGGACCGCCGCTACGAACTCGACCGGGAGATCGACCTGCAGCTGGCCCACCTGCCCTGGGTCACCCGCGTCAACATCTCCGCCAAGACGGGCCGAGCCCTTCAGCGCCTCGAGCCCGCCATGCTGGAGGCCTTGGAAAACTGGGACAAGCGCATTTCCACCGGCCAGCTCAACACCTGGCTGCGCGAGGCGATCGCTGCGAACCCGCCGCCGATGAAGAATGGTCGCCTCCCGCGTGTCCTCTTCGCTACCCAAGCGTCAACCCGTCCGCCGGTGATCGTCCTATTCACCACGGGTTTCCTTGATGCCGGTTACCGCCGCTACCTGGAGCGCAAGTTCCGTGAGCGCTTCGGATTCCACGGCACGCCCGTGAGAATCGCGGTGCGAGTGCGCGAGCGCCGTCAGCGGAAGTAG
- a CDS encoding class I SAM-dependent methyltransferase: protein MTSSPAFRPASTKDAPTFLDSSHRHQSASAFRRGADTYDAVRPGYPPAVAALLAGYHRVLDLGAGTGKLTTDLIDAGHDVLALDPSEDMVRVLARLNIPVWRATAEATSLGVTLDAVTCAQTWHWVDSPAACAELDRVVRPGGRVVLVWNNLDVSHPWILRLARIMHSGDIQRPGFLPEVHSPWRITEEFRTGWIQHLRVEQLFDLMASRSYWLRSGEKVRARMTENLRWYLFDRLEYHPGQLVAIPYRTDAFVLERAGAA from the coding sequence ATGACCAGCTCACCTGCATTTCGTCCCGCTTCCACCAAGGATGCCCCGACTTTTCTTGACAGTTCCCATCGGCACCAATCGGCCTCCGCTTTTCGACGCGGCGCTGACACCTACGATGCGGTCCGCCCCGGCTACCCGCCGGCAGTCGCCGCCCTGCTCGCCGGTTACCACCGGGTCCTCGACCTCGGAGCCGGAACCGGCAAGCTCACCACCGACCTTATCGACGCCGGACACGACGTCCTTGCCCTCGACCCCAGCGAGGACATGGTGCGGGTGCTGGCCCGGTTGAACATCCCCGTCTGGCGGGCCACTGCGGAAGCGACCTCGCTCGGTGTCACTCTTGATGCCGTGACCTGCGCGCAGACTTGGCATTGGGTCGACTCCCCCGCCGCTTGCGCGGAACTGGATCGGGTGGTGCGCCCGGGAGGTCGGGTCGTGCTGGTCTGGAACAACCTCGATGTTTCCCACCCGTGGATCCTGCGCCTGGCGAGGATCATGCACTCGGGCGACATCCAACGCCCCGGCTTCCTCCCCGAGGTCCATTCCCCCTGGCGCATCACCGAAGAGTTTCGCACCGGCTGGATCCAACACCTGCGGGTGGAGCAGCTGTTCGACCTCATGGCCTCACGCTCCTACTGGCTGCGTTCAGGAGAGAAGGTCCGAGCTCGGATGACGGAGAATCTGCGCTGGTATCTCTTCGATCGTCTGGAGTACCACCCGGGCCAACTCGTGGCCATCCCCTACCGAACGGATGCGTTCGTGCTGGAGCGTGCTGGGGCCGCGTGA
- a CDS encoding ABC transporter transmembrane domain-containing protein — MTRQLPAANDPHWLPKTVLSRWQWTLPAGILVAVAFLGNGLSPLIIGKAIDEAIAELNAQRLFTWLGALVVVFAVGMVASWWGRALMNRAILVIGHDLRMEVTDRIQDPRGMGGPRRRTAGELLSIASSDTQKIADAVFMTVFPVAELASIIYVGAVMLTISVPLGIAVFIGGPLLVWVALRAAKPLRKRSAQRQAALARAAAAATDVVQGLRILKGLGAITTVRGRYQSVSDDAYDRTVSANASEARLDAITDTAGFMYIITIAVAAAWLAIGGQISIGDLITAIGLTQFIITPMTMLGKNIASRWAAAQASGARVQEVLCSPFALGQERSTMPATPVGLTVVTGQVPEDIILAPRDRVIVAPHSADLFDGSVLTNIHPDRERALAALHCASAEDIPGGPEREVGENGRNLSGGQRQRVALARAIAADPDLLVLEDPTTAVDSVTEAAISRRVAAHRHGKSTVVFTNAPAWKAVAERVVDSASEVKL, encoded by the coding sequence ATGACACGACAACTCCCGGCAGCCAATGATCCACACTGGCTACCGAAAACGGTGTTGTCGCGTTGGCAGTGGACATTGCCAGCGGGGATCTTGGTGGCCGTCGCGTTCCTGGGCAATGGCCTGTCTCCATTGATCATTGGCAAAGCGATAGACGAGGCCATCGCCGAGCTCAATGCTCAGCGGTTGTTCACCTGGTTGGGCGCCCTGGTCGTGGTGTTCGCCGTCGGCATGGTGGCTAGCTGGTGGGGCCGTGCCCTGATGAACCGGGCAATCTTGGTCATTGGACATGATCTGCGGATGGAGGTCACCGATCGTATCCAGGACCCGCGGGGGATGGGTGGGCCTCGGCGGCGTACCGCGGGCGAACTGCTGTCCATTGCCTCTTCGGATACTCAGAAGATCGCGGATGCCGTGTTCATGACGGTGTTCCCGGTGGCGGAGCTCGCGTCGATCATCTATGTCGGCGCGGTCATGCTGACGATTTCCGTGCCCTTGGGCATCGCCGTGTTCATCGGCGGACCCTTGCTGGTGTGGGTCGCTTTGAGGGCGGCGAAACCCCTGCGCAAGCGCTCCGCCCAACGGCAGGCCGCCTTGGCCCGGGCAGCGGCGGCGGCGACCGATGTCGTGCAAGGCTTGCGGATTCTCAAGGGTTTAGGTGCCATCACCACGGTGCGGGGCCGCTACCAGTCTGTGTCCGATGATGCCTATGACCGTACGGTCAGCGCCAATGCCTCCGAGGCTCGACTTGATGCGATCACCGACACAGCCGGCTTCATGTACATCATCACCATCGCGGTCGCTGCGGCCTGGCTGGCGATCGGCGGCCAGATCTCGATTGGCGACCTCATCACGGCGATTGGCCTGACCCAGTTCATCATCACGCCGATGACCATGCTGGGAAAGAACATCGCCTCCCGGTGGGCTGCGGCTCAGGCATCTGGCGCGCGTGTCCAAGAGGTCCTGTGTTCGCCTTTCGCCCTCGGCCAGGAGCGCTCCACTATGCCAGCGACTCCCGTGGGATTGACGGTGGTTACCGGTCAGGTACCAGAAGACATCATCCTTGCCCCGCGGGATCGCGTCATTGTCGCGCCGCATTCGGCGGACCTCTTCGACGGTAGCGTCCTCACCAACATCCATCCCGACCGGGAACGGGCGTTGGCGGCATTGCACTGCGCCTCAGCAGAAGATATTCCCGGCGGACCAGAGCGCGAAGTGGGGGAGAACGGCCGCAATTTATCCGGAGGGCAGCGCCAACGGGTCGCACTCGCGCGGGCGATTGCCGCCGACCCGGATCTGTTAGTTCTGGAGGATCCGACTACGGCCGTCGACTCCGTCACTGAGGCGGCTATCTCGCGGCGGGTTGCCGCGCACCGCCACGGAAAGTCGACGGTTGTCTTTACAAATGCCCCGGCGTGGAAAGCTGTCGCAGAGCGGGTCGTCGATTCGGCCTCAGAGGTGAAGCTATGA
- a CDS encoding ABC transporter ATP-binding protein, translating to MSTQLRFPLANINQVRRELGRQISRVPGARMRASYAFILLSLGAAATVAVPWLLGKVVDIVIEGGSGLVEVAGLLVLAAVAGACFSAGGFFVVSTLSERVIAHLREEMVGTALSLPVHRVEDAGTGDLVSRSTDDVAVLSSAVTETVPILSSSLFIIAATGVALVSLNWQFLIILVLVAPLYYFASRQYLAVAPSRYAAERASMSDRARKLLEAIHGRETVGAYRMEAEMHERIRVTSQAVVDNGYSARMTMIVLQVWLSIGELIILSGGLLVGYHTVSQGILSVGEVTAAMFMLIRLRGPLMMTMRVLDTVQSGYASLSRIVGVVIDPPAAVPDSGAMAPVGNVVMDNVSFAYDDGGWAVCDVSLSIRPGETLALVGASGAGKTTVAALLAGLRVPDEGTVTVDGVAVSELSDAERVARLAMISQDVHVFSGTLRDDLTLAKPEASDDELRAVLDRVQAGWFGSLVDGLDTEVGARGHQLEPVAAQQLALARILLLDPKVVVMDEATAEAGSASAGELEAAADEVTRDRAALVIAHRLDQASRADRIAVMDEGRIVEEGTHAELVANGGRYTDLWTAWSKGRQS from the coding sequence ATGAGCACGCAATTGCGGTTCCCCTTAGCCAATATCAACCAGGTTCGACGAGAGCTCGGGCGCCAGATCTCCCGGGTACCCGGCGCGCGGATGCGGGCTTCCTACGCGTTCATTTTGTTAAGCCTCGGGGCAGCGGCGACGGTGGCAGTTCCGTGGCTGCTGGGCAAAGTCGTGGACATCGTCATTGAGGGCGGGTCCGGTTTGGTCGAGGTGGCGGGCTTGTTGGTCCTCGCGGCGGTCGCCGGGGCCTGCTTTAGCGCGGGTGGGTTTTTCGTTGTCTCCACACTGAGCGAACGTGTTATTGCCCACTTGCGCGAAGAAATGGTCGGCACGGCTCTGAGCCTGCCGGTGCATCGAGTGGAGGATGCGGGCACCGGTGATTTGGTTTCCCGTTCTACCGATGACGTCGCCGTGTTATCCTCTGCGGTCACGGAGACGGTCCCGATTCTCAGCAGCTCTTTGTTTATCATTGCCGCCACCGGAGTGGCGTTGGTGTCGCTGAACTGGCAGTTCCTCATCATCCTGGTTCTGGTGGCACCCCTCTATTACTTCGCGTCGCGGCAGTATTTGGCTGTTGCCCCGAGTCGTTATGCCGCCGAGCGGGCGTCGATGTCTGACCGTGCCCGCAAGTTGCTCGAGGCGATCCACGGCCGGGAGACGGTCGGCGCCTACCGGATGGAAGCGGAGATGCACGAGCGGATCCGCGTCACGTCGCAAGCCGTGGTGGACAACGGCTACTCCGCCCGCATGACGATGATTGTGCTGCAGGTGTGGCTATCGATTGGAGAACTCATCATCCTCAGCGGGGGCCTCCTCGTGGGCTACCACACGGTCAGCCAGGGAATACTGTCGGTGGGAGAAGTTACTGCGGCGATGTTCATGCTCATTCGCCTTCGAGGACCGCTGATGATGACCATGCGGGTGCTCGACACCGTGCAGTCTGGCTACGCCTCGCTGTCCCGCATAGTGGGCGTGGTCATCGACCCACCGGCGGCGGTGCCCGACTCTGGGGCGATGGCGCCGGTCGGGAATGTCGTCATGGACAACGTCAGCTTTGCGTATGACGATGGCGGCTGGGCCGTCTGCGACGTGTCCTTGAGCATTCGCCCCGGTGAGACACTCGCGCTCGTCGGCGCCTCCGGAGCCGGTAAGACGACGGTCGCGGCACTGCTTGCCGGTCTGCGCGTCCCCGACGAGGGGACAGTCACTGTCGATGGCGTCGCGGTGTCAGAGCTTTCCGACGCCGAGCGGGTCGCCCGCCTGGCCATGATTTCCCAGGACGTCCACGTGTTTTCCGGCACGCTTCGCGACGACTTGACCCTGGCCAAGCCGGAGGCCAGCGATGACGAACTCCGTGCGGTACTCGACCGCGTCCAGGCTGGGTGGTTTGGCTCCCTAGTTGATGGGTTGGATACTGAGGTTGGTGCTCGGGGGCACCAACTCGAGCCGGTTGCCGCCCAGCAGCTCGCGCTGGCCCGAATCCTCTTGCTGGACCCGAAGGTCGTCGTCATGGATGAAGCCACGGCGGAAGCAGGTTCCGCCAGCGCGGGGGAGTTGGAGGCCGCAGCCGACGAAGTCACCCGCGACCGGGCGGCTTTGGTCATCGCCCATCGTCTTGATCAGGCCTCCCGCGCCGACCGAATCGCCGTCATGGACGAGGGGCGGATTGTGGAGGAAGGCACGCATGCCGAGTTGGTGGCCAATGGCGGTCGCTATACCGACTTGTGGACAGCGTGGTCGAAAGGAAGGCAATCATGA
- a CDS encoding alpha/beta hydrolase family esterase: MRRLMLLLATAIVGLSACTVGDPSRIIAAEPSATITAAAPLAQEVSAGSIDRVITTSEGKERSYLVSTPPGYDSTRSWPVILAFHGWGQDAQSMRDATQLDKARAIVVFADGIDKAWAPAPYAKSSGKEDLGFVRTIISEVDKRFNVDHRRIFAAGFSNGGGFAAYLSCQMPDQVTAIAPVGAAYYTAILKDCSHTPVAWLDIHGTHDQTINYYGGRRHDTDYESVPEVLSEVAKRNGCEEPVIVRRSTTEIEQHWQGCEMPLSHLRVGGGEHVWPDGATAEVRSFFGV; this comes from the coding sequence ATGAGGCGCCTGATGTTGCTTTTGGCTACCGCCATAGTCGGGTTAAGCGCCTGTACTGTCGGCGACCCATCGCGCATTATCGCAGCGGAACCCTCAGCTACGATCACCGCAGCAGCCCCACTAGCCCAGGAGGTCAGTGCCGGCTCGATCGATCGAGTGATCACTACTTCGGAGGGCAAGGAACGCTCCTACCTCGTCTCCACGCCGCCTGGGTACGACAGCACCCGGTCCTGGCCCGTCATCCTCGCCTTCCACGGGTGGGGCCAGGACGCGCAAAGCATGCGGGATGCCACTCAGCTGGATAAGGCCCGCGCCATCGTTGTCTTCGCCGACGGCATCGACAAAGCCTGGGCTCCTGCCCCCTACGCCAAGTCTTCCGGCAAGGAAGATCTGGGCTTCGTCCGCACCATCATCAGCGAAGTAGACAAGAGATTCAACGTCGATCACCGCCGGATTTTCGCCGCCGGATTCTCCAATGGTGGTGGATTTGCGGCCTACCTCAGCTGCCAGATGCCCGACCAGGTAACCGCCATCGCCCCGGTGGGGGCCGCGTACTACACGGCGATTCTCAAAGATTGTTCGCACACCCCCGTCGCCTGGCTCGACATCCACGGCACCCATGATCAGACGATCAATTATTACGGCGGTCGCCGCCACGATACGGACTACGAGTCCGTTCCAGAAGTACTCAGTGAAGTGGCGAAACGAAACGGCTGCGAGGAGCCGGTTATCGTGCGCCGCAGCACGACTGAGATTGAGCAGCACTGGCAAGGATGCGAGATGCCATTGAGTCACCTGCGAGTTGGCGGGGGTGAACACGTCTGGCCGGACGGCGCGACCGCGGAGGTTCGTTCCTTCTTTGGTGTGTAA
- a CDS encoding diacylglycerol/lipid kinase family protein, translating to MNTAAPKGRVAIVYHPGKVELDELKAAVAAAVDKHGWGEVEWWETTKDDPGEGPAREAVARGATMVVACGGDGTVRAAATGLRDTGASLGVIPLGTGNLLARNLKLPLNMEEAVDAVFGGQDAAIDLCTAAVTRPDGSSERFDFVVMAGVGVDAQMIVNTDDELKRKVGFLAYGVAIAKSLAGGNRIRAEYRIDGGQPEKTRVHSLIGGNCGELVGGLPLLPDAQANDGIFDLVFIRPTGVFGWAQIAGRLIRQAGEKVRRRLTRSSAPVTGGAQDLSSLRYLSGTHLEATLKHPEVFEVDGEEIGQVTAFNISIDPGGLVVCQSSPPPVEEPGEVA from the coding sequence ATGAATACTGCTGCCCCGAAAGGACGCGTCGCCATCGTCTACCACCCCGGGAAGGTAGAGCTGGATGAGCTGAAAGCTGCGGTAGCAGCGGCCGTCGATAAGCATGGATGGGGCGAGGTCGAGTGGTGGGAGACCACCAAGGACGACCCCGGAGAGGGACCGGCGCGCGAGGCGGTCGCGCGGGGCGCGACCATGGTCGTGGCCTGCGGCGGGGATGGAACGGTGCGGGCGGCTGCGACGGGATTGCGGGATACGGGGGCGTCGTTAGGCGTGATTCCGCTGGGAACAGGCAACCTGCTGGCGCGCAACCTGAAGTTGCCGCTGAACATGGAAGAAGCGGTCGACGCGGTGTTCGGTGGGCAAGACGCGGCAATCGACCTGTGTACCGCTGCGGTGACCAGGCCGGATGGCAGTTCTGAGAGGTTTGATTTCGTCGTCATGGCGGGCGTCGGGGTTGATGCCCAAATGATTGTTAATACCGACGACGAGCTGAAAAGGAAGGTCGGATTCCTGGCCTACGGCGTGGCCATCGCGAAATCGTTGGCGGGCGGGAATCGGATTCGAGCGGAATACCGCATCGATGGAGGTCAGCCCGAGAAGACTAGGGTGCACTCGCTGATCGGCGGCAACTGCGGGGAGCTCGTCGGCGGACTGCCGTTGCTACCCGATGCCCAGGCTAATGACGGGATCTTCGACCTCGTGTTCATTCGACCCACGGGTGTGTTCGGCTGGGCGCAGATCGCCGGCAGGCTCATCCGCCAGGCAGGCGAGAAGGTCCGCCGCCGCTTGACCCGCAGCTCGGCCCCTGTGACTGGCGGCGCGCAAGACCTTAGTTCCCTGCGCTACCTCTCTGGGACTCACCTAGAGGCGACCCTCAAGCATCCCGAGGTTTTCGAGGTCGACGGTGAAGAAATTGGCCAGGTGACCGCCTTTAACATCAGCATTGACCCCGGTGGATTAGTGGTGTGCCAATCCTCACCGCCGCCTGTGGAGGAGCCTGGCGAGGTGGCTTAG